DNA from Bradyrhizobium diazoefficiens USDA 110:
CACATCTGATGGCGCGCAAGACGCTGGCCGTGATCGCTGCACGCGGCGGCTCCAAAGGCATCCCGCACAAGAACCTGCTCGATCTCTGCGGCAAGCCGCTGATCGCCTGGACGGTCGAGCAGGCGCGTGCCGCGCAGGGCGTCGACGTGGTGGCGGTCTCGTCCGACAGCGACAAGATTCTGCAGGCGGCGGAAGCCGCCGGCGCGGTGGGCGTGCGGCGTCCCGACGACATTTCGGGCGACCTCGCCTCCTCCGAGTCCGCCTGGCTGCATGCGCTCAACGCCATCGACGAGCGGATGGGCCGCTTCGAGCGCATCGTCGCGCTCCAGGCGACCTCTCCGATCCGCGAACCCGACGACATCGAGAAGGCGCTTGCGACCTTCGATCGCGAGCATCTCGACAGCCTGCTCTCGGTCTGCGAGGTCGAGGACTATTTCAACTGGCGCATCGGCCAAAACGGGCCGGAGCCGATCAACTACGACTATCACAACCGCCGCATGCGGCAGCAGATCGAGAAGCGTTACCTGGAGAACGGCTCGTTCTACGTATTGATTCCTTCACTCCTGCGCGAACAGAACAATCGTCTCGGCGGCAAGATCGGCTTTCACCTGATGGAGCGCCACAAGATGTTCCAGATCGACCGCCCCGAAGACGTCAAGCTCTGTGGGGCCATCATGCGCAGTTACGGCTATGCCTGATCTCAGCGCCTTCTCTCTCGCAGGCAAGATCGCGGTCGTGACAGGCGCCTCGCGCGGCATTGGCGCTGCGATTGCGAGCGGCCTGAAGGAGGCCGGCGCCACGGTATT
Protein-coding regions in this window:
- a CDS encoding acylneuraminate cytidylyltransferase family protein, translating into MARKTLAVIAARGGSKGIPHKNLLDLCGKPLIAWTVEQARAAQGVDVVAVSSDSDKILQAAEAAGAVGVRRPDDISGDLASSESAWLHALNAIDERMGRFERIVALQATSPIREPDDIEKALATFDREHLDSLLSVCEVEDYFNWRIGQNGPEPINYDYHNRRMRQQIEKRYLENGSFYVLIPSLLREQNNRLGGKIGFHLMERHKMFQIDRPEDVKLCGAIMRSYGYA